TAAAATCGATTATTCTTTCAATACTGATAGTTGCATTAGTTGCAGCAGGTGGATATGCAATTAATGATGTGTATGATATAGAAATTGATAAAATCAATAAACCAGATAGACCATTACCATCTGGAAAGATAAAACTAAAAAATGCTGTAATATTGTCTTACGCAACTATGATTATAGGAGTATTTCTATCAATATTTTTAGGCTATATACAGTTTTTAATAGCTTTGATAACTGCAGTCCTTTTATTCTATTATGCAAAATCTCTTAAAAGACAGGGATTACCAGGTAACTTAGTGGTAGCATTAACAACTGCTTTTTCAATATTTTATGGTGGAGTAGCGTTTTTTCAAGGGAGTTGGTTAGAAAGAGTTATCATACCTACTGTATATTCTTTCCTTTTAACATTAGGTAGAGAATTCGT
This genomic window from Acidianus manzaensis contains:
- a CDS encoding UbiA family prenyltransferase translates to MSSYLKLVRIHNVVGAALGDFTGYVVASEWRFDIKSIILSILIVALVAAGGYAINDVYDIEIDKINKPDRPLPSGKIKLKNAVILSYATMIIGVFLSIFLGYIQFLIALITAVLLFYYAKSLKRQGLPGNLVVALTTAFSIFYGGVAFFQGSWLERVIIPTVYSFLLTLGREFVKGIEDYEGDKTYNVKTLATTLGIKNAWKISRIVLISMLIISPLPLLLGFNVFYIIILIPFFYFTLRAILSETTSKGGGYARGFLKVSAFLGMIAFIIGSLPIYILV